CTGCTGCAGTACTTGCGTGGGAACGCGGCCTTGACGGCGTCTACAACGTCGCTCCCGATCCGGGCGTGCGGGAGGACGAGGCACGCGCGCTCGCCGGTGGGGTCGCGAAGCTCCCCTTGCCGTCGCGCGTCGCGAACGCGTTCTCCGAGTGGACCTGGAAGATGTGGCGGTCGGGCGTCCCGCGCGAGGCGAGGGCCTATGCCACCCACCCCTGGGTCATCGCGCCGGACAAGCTGAAGGCGCAAGGGTGGCGGCCGCAGTATTCCAGCGAGGAAGCGCTCGTCGCGACCGACGCGCGCCCGCACTGGGACGACCTTCCACCCGGCAAGCGGCAGAACTACAACCTGGTCATCGCGCTGATTGCGACCGCCGGCGTGATAGCAGGAGCAGGCGCCGTGTTCGCCGCCATCAGGCGCCGGCGCCGGCGTTAGCCGCCGGACGGCTGGTTGGAGACGACCACCGTCCCGGTCCGTTGAGCCCGGTCGTGGATGTAGGAGATCTGCACGACCTTGCCGGGCGGCGTATCTGCAAGCAGCGTCGTAAGCGCTCCGGTCGAGGTGACGGGAGTCCCGTCGAAGGCGATGATGATGTCGTTGCGGCCGAGTCCGGCATGGCTCGCAGGCCCTCCTGGCCAGATGCCGGCGACCTGAGCTCCGCCGCTGACGCCCAGTTGTGTAGCGACCGCCGATGAGAGATCGACGGCATCGGTGATCCCCAACCACGGGTGCTGGACGGCGGTGTTGGCCAGCATCTCCTGGGCGATCTTCCTCGCCAGGTCGATCGGCACCGCGAAGGTCAGTCCCTGATCCGTGGGGTCGGTCGGGTCGAGCGCGACCGTCACGCCGACGACGCGACCGCGGCTGTCGACCAGAGGACCGCCGGCCGCGGACGCCGGTATCTGAACCGACGTCATCGCGATCATGTTCTCCATCGATTGCCCACTGGAAGTGTCCACCTCGCGGTCCTCGCCGCTGACCGATCCCGCGAACACTGATCCGCCAGGCCAGGTCCGGGCCCCGACCGCCAGCACCGGGCTGGCGTCCTGCAACTCCGCAACGGTCCCGAAGGTCGGGAAGATCCCCTGCCCGTCCGGGACGGCAACCAGGGCGAGTCCGCTGAGAGGATCCGACGCCACGAGGCGCCCGCGCACCGTCTCACCCGACGAATACGAGACCGAGATCGACCCGCCGCCGGCGACGAGCGAACTGTCGGTGATCACGTAGGAGCCCTCGTATCCGCCGACCATCAACATGCCCGAACCGGTCGCAGGACCGCTGGCGCTGCGCACTTCGATCGCTACC
This region of Acidimicrobiales bacterium genomic DNA includes:
- a CDS encoding trypsin-like peptidase domain-containing protein, with amino-acid sequence METDDGLDDEGPTRPLLPPDDRLWRHPSELRAPGEHSASTVTRSAQPLGAGRVWAVAIVAGVVGALTASGVGMLSGAFEQQTTVIKPVSQGPSLTLAADTGNAAPAVDWTAVDDEIAPSVVAIEVRSASGPATGSGMLMVGGYEGSYVITDSSLVAGGGSISVSYSSGETVRGRLVASDPLSGLALVAVPDGQGIFPTFGTVAELQDASPVLAVGARTWPGGSVFAGSVSGEDREVDTSSGQSMENMIAMTSVQIPASAAGGPLVDSRGRVVGVTVALDPTDPTDQGLTFAVPIDLARKIAQEMLANTAVQHPWLGITDAVDLSSAVATQLGVSGGAQVAGIWPGGPASHAGLGRNDIIIAFDGTPVTSTGALTTLLADTPPGKVVQISYIHDRAQRTGTVVVSNQPSGG